A part of Vulcanisaeta moutnovskia 768-28 genomic DNA contains:
- a CDS encoding alpha-amylase family glycosyl hydrolase, with amino-acid sequence MPVTVFRDGGVYFIRFSVSRRPRRAAFVVGNFTAFMKPIELEFCGSDYCAYVLLPPGKYYYRYLIDGEVILDDGSTENGFNVLKLSGFVRKVREVRRRLFSAIYGIFVDRFGCKREGGPRDRLGGDLVFIRDRLSYIRSMGFDAIYLTPIFRAMSYHRYDVIDYLNIDDDLGGNKAFKELLRSAHDLGIKLILDLPIHHTGSEHPAFKAALNGDPEYSRWYYIYDGDYEKFMNVKRMPKLNMKFAGEWVKGIVLHWSLIGVDAFRIDVGAGIPPWFLWELKNFINKPLIAEVWGDPFLWRNAVDGVMNYQVWEPLIKFLDNKISTDELAYVLKRQLRLLPRYFLLNSWLFADTHDTPRAITMLNNDIEKFKAALVFIYTWIGTPMLYYGDEVMLEGGLDPDNRRCMDWKRINDPNSLGNFIAKLTSLTIAPKRIVINSNELIYYDDEYEVHLSNEPRSYRDGLLSGSYFIIRSR; translated from the coding sequence ATGCCTGTTACTGTGTTTAGGGATGGCGGTGTTTACTTCATTAGATTTTCAGTGAGTAGACGTCCTAGGAGGGCTGCCTTTGTTGTTGGTAATTTCACAGCCTTTATGAAGCCTATTGAACTTGAGTTTTGCGGCTCTGACTATTGTGCATATGTCTTGTTACCTCCAGGTAAATATTACTACAGGTACTTAATTGATGGTGAAGTTATTCTTGATGATGGCTCTACGGAGAATGGATTTAATGTACTTAAACTTAGTGGTTTTGTTAGGAAGGTTCGTGAAGTTAGGCGTAGGTTATTTAGTGCTATTTATGGGATTTTCGTTGACAGATTTGGATGCAAGAGGGAGGGTGGCCCAAGGGATAGGCTTGGCGGTGACTTGGTCTTCATTAGAGATAGGCTTAGTTACATTAGGTCCATGGGTTTTGATGCAATTTATTTAACGCCCATCTTTAGGGCTATGTCTTATCATAGGTATGATGTTATCGATTACCTCAATATTGATGATGATTTAGGTGGTAATAAGGCGTTTAAGGAATTATTGAGGAGTGCGCATGATCTTGGTATTAAGTTGATACTTGACTTGCCTATTCATCACACGGGTTCCGAACATCCTGCCTTTAAGGCAGCCCTAAATGGCGATCCTGAGTACTCCCGTTGGTACTACATTTATGATGGTGATTATGAGAAGTTCATGAATGTTAAGAGAATGCCTAAGCTTAACATGAAGTTCGCCGGTGAGTGGGTTAAGGGTATTGTGCTTCATTGGTCATTGATAGGTGTTGACGCCTTTAGGATTGATGTTGGCGCCGGTATACCGCCCTGGTTTCTTTGGGAATTGAAGAATTTCATTAATAAACCATTAATTGCTGAGGTTTGGGGTGACCCATTTCTCTGGAGAAATGCTGTTGATGGAGTTATGAATTACCAGGTCTGGGAGCCGCTGATTAAATTCCTAGATAATAAGATAAGTACTGATGAGCTTGCCTATGTTCTTAAAAGACAATTGAGGCTATTACCAAGGTATTTCCTCCTAAATTCCTGGCTCTTTGCGGATACTCATGATACGCCAAGAGCAATAACTATGTTAAACAATGATATTGAGAAGTTTAAGGCAGCATTAGTATTCATATATACTTGGATTGGAACTCCAATGCTCTATTATGGTGATGAGGTAATGCTTGAGGGAGGCCTCGACCCTGACAATAGGAGGTGTATGGATTGGAAAAGAATTAATGATCCTAATTCTCTTGGTAATTTCATAGCAAAGCTAACAAGTTTAACCATAGCGCCAAAACGCATAGTAATTAACTCAAATGAATTAATTTATTATGATGATGAGTATGAGGTTCATTTAAGTAATGAACCAAGGAGTTATAGAGACGGGCTTCTGAGCGGTTCCTACTTCATTATAAGGAGTAGATAA
- a CDS encoding CDC48 family AAA ATPase yields MGSNNEVSLRVAEARTRDVGRLIVRIPQRYMRVLGIEPGEYVEIIGNKRSAYAQVWPAYTDDEDKDYIRMDGVLRQNAGVSIGDVVKVKKANLRSAQRVTIAPVGEYIRVDPDYLKRAYLLGKPVWKGSIIEIPYYTGSIRFMVTSVTPGPAAYVGIDTEVQVREEPVREMELAMPRVTWEDIGDLEEAKRKIRELIELPLRHPEIFKHLGIEPPKGVLLIGPPGTGKTLLAKAVASEANAYFVSINGPEIMSKYYGESEAKLREIFEEAKKNAPAIIFIDEIDAIAPKREEVTGEVEKRVVAQLLTLMDGLQERGQVIVIGATNRPEAVDPALRRPGRFDREIYISMPDKNARKEILQVHTRNVPLCTEEDVKENMCDPNSDVVSIDELAEMTHGYTGADLAALVKEAAMIRLREAIEKKEIDLEQSEIPSEQLARIRIRRRDFLEAMKYIQPTVLREVIVEVPEIHWDDIGGYDNVKQELKEMVEWPLRYPRYFEELGIDPPKGILLFGPPGTGKTLLAKAVATESNANFIAVRGPEILSKWFGESERAIREIFKKARMAAPCVIFFDEIDAIAPARGLRVDSGATDRIVNQLLAEMDGIAPLKNVVVIAATNRADIVDPALLRPGRFDRIVYVPPPDENARFEIIKVHIRGLKLSDEVKDSDYKYLKDLARRTEGYTGADLAALVREAAMLALRETIRSNSNQVRPVDIEHFEEALKVVPPSLAKQDIARFEEMARNLRRALRGL; encoded by the coding sequence ATGGGTTCTAACAATGAGGTTAGTCTTAGGGTTGCAGAGGCCAGGACTAGGGATGTTGGTAGGCTAATTGTTAGGATACCACAACGTTACATGAGGGTACTTGGCATTGAGCCTGGTGAATACGTTGAAATAATTGGTAATAAGCGTAGTGCCTATGCCCAGGTATGGCCTGCCTACACTGATGATGAGGATAAGGACTACATAAGGATGGATGGTGTCTTGAGGCAGAATGCCGGTGTTAGTATTGGTGATGTTGTTAAGGTTAAGAAGGCGAATTTAAGATCTGCACAAAGAGTTACAATAGCGCCTGTGGGTGAGTACATTAGGGTTGACCCTGATTACCTAAAGAGGGCTTACTTGCTTGGTAAGCCTGTTTGGAAGGGTTCAATCATAGAGATACCGTATTACACAGGCTCCATTAGATTCATGGTCACGAGTGTAACGCCAGGACCGGCTGCGTATGTTGGTATTGATACCGAGGTTCAGGTTAGGGAGGAACCAGTTAGAGAGATGGAATTAGCGATGCCTAGGGTTACTTGGGAGGACATTGGTGACCTTGAGGAGGCTAAGAGGAAGATTAGGGAATTGATAGAATTACCATTAAGACACCCTGAAATATTTAAGCACCTTGGTATTGAGCCTCCTAAGGGCGTTCTTCTCATAGGTCCACCAGGCACAGGCAAGACCCTTTTGGCGAAGGCCGTGGCCTCTGAGGCCAATGCTTACTTCGTATCAATTAATGGCCCAGAAATCATGAGTAAGTATTATGGTGAGTCTGAGGCTAAGTTGAGGGAGATTTTTGAGGAGGCTAAGAAGAATGCTCCTGCTATTATCTTTATTGATGAGATTGATGCCATAGCACCAAAGAGGGAGGAAGTAACTGGAGAAGTGGAGAAGCGTGTTGTTGCTCAGCTCCTCACATTAATGGATGGTTTGCAGGAGAGAGGCCAGGTAATCGTAATAGGAGCAACCAATAGGCCAGAGGCCGTAGACCCAGCACTAAGAAGACCAGGAAGATTCGACAGGGAAATTTACATAAGCATGCCCGATAAGAATGCGAGGAAGGAGATACTCCAAGTTCATACGAGGAATGTGCCGTTGTGCACTGAGGAGGATGTTAAGGAGAATATGTGTGATCCTAATAGTGATGTTGTGAGTATTGATGAGTTGGCAGAGATGACTCATGGTTATACAGGGGCTGACCTAGCGGCACTTGTTAAGGAGGCTGCGATGATAAGACTTAGGGAGGCTATAGAGAAGAAGGAGATTGATCTTGAGCAGTCAGAAATACCATCAGAACAATTAGCAAGGATTAGGATTAGGAGGAGGGACTTCCTTGAGGCTATGAAGTATATACAACCAACAGTTCTCAGGGAGGTCATTGTTGAAGTTCCTGAGATTCACTGGGATGATATTGGTGGCTACGATAATGTTAAGCAGGAGCTTAAGGAAATGGTGGAGTGGCCGCTTAGGTATCCCAGGTACTTTGAGGAACTCGGTATTGATCCGCCTAAGGGTATTTTGTTGTTTGGTCCTCCTGGTACTGGTAAGACTTTGTTGGCTAAGGCTGTGGCTACGGAGTCGAATGCGAATTTTATTGCTGTTAGGGGTCCAGAAATACTGAGTAAGTGGTTTGGGGAGAGTGAGAGGGCAATCAGGGAAATATTCAAGAAAGCAAGAATGGCAGCACCATGCGTAATATTCTTCGACGAAATAGACGCAATAGCACCAGCAAGAGGTTTGAGGGTTGATAGTGGGGCCACTGATAGAATAGTCAATCAGTTATTGGCAGAGATGGATGGAATAGCACCACTAAAGAACGTCGTTGTCATAGCAGCAACAAATAGGGCGGATATAGTAGACCCAGCATTGCTTAGGCCAGGTAGGTTCGATAGAATCGTGTATGTACCACCACCTGATGAGAATGCTAGGTTTGAAATAATTAAGGTTCATATTAGGGGTTTGAAATTATCTGATGAGGTTAAGGACAGCGATTATAAGTACCTTAAGGACCTCGCAAGGAGAACCGAGGGTTATACAGGTGCCGATCTAGCTGCCTTAGTTAGAGAGGCTGCAATGCTTGCGTTGAGAGAAACAATTAGGAGCAACTCTAACCAAGTAAGGCCTGTTGATATTGAGCACTTTGAGGAGGCCTTAAAGGTCGTTCCGCCATCATTAGCCAAGCAGGATATCGCTAGATTTGAGGAGATGGCAAGGAATTTGAGGAGAGCATTAAGGGGTCTCTGA
- a CDS encoding extracellular solute-binding protein — translation MNRLGLSTGAIIGIVVAVIVIIAAVVAVVYLYKPSTTQATAPGFVIPMSDFTPQNVYSSSFAQTFCSKVGNVTITVWNTYSTSENKAFNTSLTSFEQLYPCIHVEVTYGVSIATSNFISAAKAGQAPIVYRDTSDDSGKLFAAGLLLNLSEYLLPSVFEQYLPTAAQNFYLNTPSAHGYYGLPDNINYIVMFYNKQYITSPPNTTDQLINMCLQVNSTYHVWCIAYGVGSEWGYRFAAWFAGFGGQIFGPNNMPQLNSSAMVNALEFWYNLTYGLHINAPDMNPSLEGQLFTSNETAIIFDGPWDLGTYFKALGCNLGAAPLPVVSQTGLHASPLIGSTGWVIASPQASGATPQQLEAALVFILYMTGPQADLNLWNYAHDIPANVQAYNQAVSQLKAGQLSPSCLNDIMEGIFAQAQYGQKFPNIPAMAYYWPAFHQYATAYFANQTTAQAAAQGMEQYMLQQMAQSGG, via the coding sequence ATGAATAGGCTAGGACTATCCACAGGCGCTATAATAGGCATAGTCGTTGCCGTGATAGTGATAATAGCCGCAGTGGTGGCCGTAGTCTATCTATACAAACCCTCAACAACCCAAGCAACTGCGCCGGGTTTTGTAATACCAATGTCAGACTTTACGCCACAAAACGTCTATAGCTCAAGTTTTGCCCAAACCTTCTGCTCAAAGGTTGGTAATGTAACAATAACCGTATGGAACACCTACAGTACAAGTGAGAACAAGGCATTTAACACATCATTAACCTCCTTTGAGCAATTATACCCATGCATACACGTTGAAGTCACTTACGGCGTTAGCATTGCAACGAGCAACTTCATATCAGCTGCAAAGGCCGGTCAAGCCCCAATCGTATATAGGGATACAAGCGACGACTCAGGTAAGCTATTCGCAGCAGGCCTACTACTTAACTTAAGTGAGTATTTACTACCATCAGTATTCGAACAATACCTACCCACTGCCGCCCAGAACTTCTACTTAAACACGCCAAGTGCCCATGGTTATTACGGCTTACCTGACAACATAAACTACATAGTCATGTTCTACAACAAGCAATACATAACATCACCGCCAAACACCACAGACCAACTAATCAACATGTGTCTTCAAGTCAATAGCACGTACCACGTGTGGTGCATCGCCTACGGCGTTGGCTCTGAATGGGGCTATAGATTCGCCGCCTGGTTCGCTGGTTTTGGCGGGCAAATATTCGGTCCCAACAACATGCCACAACTCAACTCAAGCGCCATGGTTAACGCCCTAGAATTCTGGTATAACTTAACGTACGGCCTACACATAAATGCCCCTGACATGAACCCAAGCCTTGAAGGCCAGTTATTCACGAGTAATGAGACTGCTATTATTTTTGATGGCCCTTGGGACCTTGGGACGTATTTTAAGGCCCTTGGCTGCAATTTAGGTGCTGCACCATTACCTGTTGTTAGTCAGACAGGGCTGCATGCAAGTCCACTCATAGGTAGTACTGGTTGGGTAATTGCATCGCCGCAAGCAAGTGGCGCTACGCCACAGCAGTTGGAGGCTGCGTTAGTATTTATACTTTACATGACTGGTCCACAGGCGGATCTTAACCTATGGAATTATGCACATGACATACCAGCTAACGTACAGGCCTATAACCAGGCAGTTAGTCAGTTGAAGGCTGGGCAGTTATCACCATCATGTCTGAATGACATTATGGAGGGTATATTTGCCCAGGCTCAGTATGGTCAGAAGTTCCCCAACATACCTGCAATGGCTTATTACTGGCCAGCATTCCATCAGTATGCAACTGCTTACTTCGCTAATCAGACGACCGCTCAGGCTGCCGCTCAGGGCATGGAGCAGTACATGCTTCAGCAGATGGCTCAGTCGGGTGGTTAA
- a CDS encoding hydroxymethylglutaryl-CoA synthase: protein MGKVGIVGWGIYIPRFRISTKEIARVWGDDPLRIKDLYWVEERSVGGSDEDAITMSVEASRNALRRAGIDPKELGSVFVGTESKPYAVKPIASILIDALGMRKQSFAVDMEFACKAGSDAIVNATGLVKSGLIKYGLAVGVDHSHGEPGDHLDYTVSGGAAAYIIGSDGVAAEIEHIYAYNSDTPDFWRRDGMPYAVHGESFTGEPAYFRHIVNAAKALMEATGLKPSDFDYAVFHQPNARFPVRVAQMLGIPLEKVKFGIIADRIGNTYNGAVLIGLANILENAKPGSRILMVSFGSGAGSNAFSLVTTDLLPEKVGRARTVSYYLENKSYLDYALYLRFRNLIKVFQ, encoded by the coding sequence GTGGGTAAGGTAGGCATTGTTGGATGGGGCATCTATATACCTAGGTTCAGAATAAGCACAAAGGAAATAGCCAGGGTCTGGGGTGATGACCCACTAAGGATTAAGGATCTTTATTGGGTTGAGGAGAGGAGTGTTGGTGGTTCTGATGAGGATGCCATTACCATGTCTGTGGAAGCCTCTAGAAATGCATTAAGGAGGGCAGGTATTGATCCTAAGGAACTGGGTTCAGTATTTGTTGGCACTGAGTCGAAACCCTATGCCGTTAAGCCAATAGCCTCAATATTAATTGATGCACTAGGAATGAGAAAACAATCCTTTGCCGTGGACATGGAATTCGCATGCAAGGCCGGCTCAGACGCAATAGTTAATGCAACAGGTCTCGTTAAGAGCGGTCTTATTAAGTATGGACTTGCAGTTGGTGTTGACCACAGTCATGGAGAGCCGGGGGATCACCTTGACTATACGGTGTCTGGCGGTGCGGCGGCCTATATCATAGGGTCTGATGGTGTTGCAGCTGAGATTGAGCATATATATGCATATAATTCTGACACGCCGGACTTTTGGCGTAGGGATGGCATGCCTTATGCCGTACATGGTGAGTCATTCACCGGAGAACCAGCCTACTTTAGGCATATTGTGAATGCCGCGAAGGCTCTAATGGAGGCGACGGGACTTAAACCAAGCGACTTTGATTACGCGGTCTTTCATCAACCAAATGCCAGATTCCCAGTTAGGGTTGCCCAAATGCTTGGTATACCCCTTGAGAAGGTTAAATTTGGCATTATTGCTGATAGGATAGGCAACACATACAATGGCGCTGTATTAATAGGTCTTGCAAACATCCTTGAAAATGCCAAGCCAGGTTCTAGGATACTCATGGTATCCTTTGGAAGCGGTGCTGGTTCTAATGCCTTTAGTCTAGTGACCACGGACTTACTACCTGAGAAGGTGGGTAGGGCTAGGACCGTTAGTTACTACCTTGAGAATAAGTCATACTTAGACTACGCCCTTTACTTAAGATTCAGGAACTTGATTAAGGTGTTTCAATAA
- the lysS gene encoding lysine--tRNA ligase produces MSYTHWVDRIANQVLERCRSEGKDECILNGGLSVSGLQHIGRLRGEIVLNSVIAERLRDAGLRVRQVLTLYTVDPWKGKDKQLEQFLNPEVGRKYIEWPLEHVPDPKGCHKSWVDHYWRDFGDYLDYFAKNVEVITTGEMYREHPRMREFIMMTMRNRERLIEVINKYRGRNPYPKDWIPFEPICENCGRIGTAEVTKLDLDKYEVEYRCTYCGHVGRAKLTDGKLPWRVEWVGVWYTLQVDFEPYGKDHAMPGGSRDSAIEIAKSVYGINPPLGTWYEWVGYVVNGKDVGDMGSSDFIGFTPREWVEVAEPEVLRYIYIFHEPTRRLTFSLDSIYQYVDIYDRAERLYYGIDKPSSKEKDYLDLIIRSYEYAQLKRPLPRELPFQLPYLHAVALIQTLPQSLSEDELMERVIKRLKETKILTKDLDNVSYERIRSRLIRARNWVNKYAPETYRIRVLEELPGSIRNSLTDVQRAKLKLLLQELERIDVWSEDNIKEAMKSVPREDKNIEKAFFEATYLIFFGKPSGPRIAPYLAMLGKEFVLNRLRDSLR; encoded by the coding sequence ATGAGTTATACTCATTGGGTTGATAGGATAGCGAATCAAGTCCTTGAGAGATGCCGTAGTGAAGGTAAGGATGAGTGCATACTTAATGGTGGCTTAAGCGTTTCTGGGCTCCAGCACATTGGTAGGCTTAGGGGTGAGATAGTATTGAATAGTGTTATTGCTGAAAGACTAAGGGATGCTGGCTTAAGAGTTAGGCAGGTCTTAACCCTGTACACCGTAGATCCCTGGAAGGGTAAGGATAAACAACTAGAGCAGTTTCTAAACCCTGAGGTGGGTAGGAAGTACATTGAGTGGCCGCTTGAGCACGTTCCGGATCCTAAGGGTTGTCATAAGTCCTGGGTTGATCATTACTGGAGGGACTTTGGTGATTACCTTGATTACTTCGCGAAGAATGTTGAGGTTATAACGACTGGCGAGATGTATAGGGAGCATCCTAGGATGAGGGAGTTCATAATGATGACCATGAGGAATAGGGAGAGGTTGATTGAGGTCATTAATAAGTATAGGGGTAGGAATCCGTATCCAAAGGATTGGATACCCTTCGAGCCAATTTGCGAGAACTGCGGTAGGATTGGCACTGCGGAGGTCACGAAACTAGACCTTGATAAGTATGAAGTTGAGTACAGGTGTACGTATTGCGGACATGTTGGTAGGGCTAAGTTGACTGATGGTAAGCTTCCGTGGAGGGTTGAGTGGGTTGGTGTTTGGTACACGTTGCAAGTCGATTTTGAGCCTTATGGTAAGGATCATGCAATGCCAGGTGGCTCAAGGGACTCTGCAATTGAGATTGCTAAGTCCGTTTACGGTATTAATCCACCGTTAGGTACTTGGTATGAGTGGGTTGGTTATGTGGTTAATGGTAAGGACGTGGGTGACATGGGTAGTAGTGACTTCATAGGCTTTACGCCGAGAGAATGGGTTGAGGTTGCTGAGCCTGAGGTTCTTAGGTATATCTATATATTCCATGAGCCAACAAGAAGGTTAACATTTAGTCTAGATTCCATTTATCAATATGTTGATATTTATGATAGAGCTGAGCGCCTTTACTATGGAATTGATAAACCAAGCTCTAAGGAGAAGGATTACCTAGACTTAATTATTAGGTCCTATGAGTATGCACAGTTAAAGAGACCATTACCTAGGGAATTGCCGTTCCAATTGCCGTATCTCCACGCAGTGGCATTAATACAAACATTGCCGCAGTCATTAAGTGAGGATGAGCTTATGGAGAGAGTTATTAAGAGACTGAAGGAAACAAAGATACTAACGAAGGACTTAGATAATGTGTCATATGAAAGGATTAGATCAAGGCTCATCAGAGCTCGTAATTGGGTAAACAAGTATGCACCTGAGACCTATAGGATTAGAGTTCTTGAGGAATTACCTGGTTCCATAAGGAATTCGCTAACGGATGTTCAAAGGGCTAAGTTGAAGTTGCTGCTACAGGAGCTTGAGAGAATTGACGTTTGGAGTGAGGATAATATTAAGGAGGCGATGAAGAGCGTGCCTAGGGAGGATAAGAACATTGAGAAGGCTTTCTTTGAGGCCACGTACTTAATATTCTTTGGTAAGCCAAGTGGTCCGAGGATAGCGCCATACTTGGCGATGCTGGGTAAGGAATTCGTACTTAATAGGTTAAGGGATTCATTGAGGTGA
- a CDS encoding N-acetyltransferase — translation MTYISPKAKILSKSISRDVVILGPSVIGEGTIIEPLVVIGHPIRSKLISMRNTDLEIEQLMNEVSNGTVIGRNCIIRSNVVIYENVEVHDGVETGHNALIRENTKIGSNTRIGSGVIIDGDTVIGNNVSIQSMVYIPRGTVIGDNVFLGPNVVITNDKYPPSKRLDGVKIGRNAVIGANATLIAGVEIGENAVVAAGSVVTKDVPPGEVVVGVPAKSIYSVDVFIKKRIEYEKSETP, via the coding sequence ATGACATACATATCTCCTAAGGCAAAAATACTAAGTAAAAGCATAAGTAGGGATGTCGTGATACTAGGACCCTCAGTAATTGGTGAAGGTACAATAATAGAGCCGCTTGTTGTAATAGGGCATCCCATTAGGTCGAAGTTAATAAGTATGAGGAATACGGATTTAGAGATTGAACAATTAATGAATGAGGTAAGTAATGGTACAGTAATCGGCAGGAATTGCATTATTAGGAGTAATGTTGTTATTTACGAAAACGTGGAGGTTCATGATGGTGTTGAAACAGGGCATAATGCATTGATTAGGGAGAATACGAAGATAGGGAGTAACACTAGAATTGGATCTGGTGTTATTATAGATGGGGATACGGTAATTGGAAACAACGTTAGTATACAAAGCATGGTATATATACCAAGGGGTACTGTGATAGGGGATAATGTGTTCCTGGGGCCAAATGTAGTAATAACCAATGATAAGTATCCACCAAGTAAAAGGCTTGATGGCGTTAAAATAGGAAGAAACGCGGTCATAGGGGCTAATGCGACATTGATAGCTGGTGTCGAAATAGGGGAAAATGCCGTGGTTGCGGCTGGCTCTGTCGTAACTAAGGATGTACCACCAGGTGAGGTAGTTGTTGGCGTACCTGCTAAATCCATTTATAGTGTCGATGTTTTCATAAAGAAGAGAATTGAATATGAAAAATCAGAGACCCCTTAA
- a CDS encoding chromosome segregation ATPase: MFRQPKEYTELYQRINDINNLLQALQQNVQQLINNANQMQKNLQAISNGIERNDKTLQDAIKVINSSTTDIASRVAQMNNMVNQFNDMSKKLMDSLFDALEKINNLVDRLQGLSSNMQQSLTSATTTLELINNNVKDLNTKIESGVDKASSLVSEVSKLSSLLGELNRVYNEVLNREKELESKLLDISRRESDVSVREKSIEEIRQRLESDRKALEEEKAKLAEMSNVMASLITLSNQLTSRLSELDSREKALLEREKALGERETKLRDWEVELKSREQRLEMEAVRIDAENARLRELEKKEQEVKERLEQLSQREAELKELEKKLNERQNALNKLEAELKDKESRLNSLENLLKERENALKSLDDEINKRRKEIMEKLEPLMTKLIEEEKRLTDWEKRLLDKERELMNYQRALIIRENTLVELREKLDREKEELESKMKEVSKIESECQDIRKKYEQLLKEREELMKIIESKDKELNQLRALIKK, translated from the coding sequence GTGTTCAGACAGCCTAAGGAGTATACGGAGCTTTATCAGAGGATTAACGATATAAATAATTTACTTCAGGCGCTGCAACAGAATGTCCAACAACTAATAAATAATGCCAATCAAATGCAAAAGAATCTTCAGGCCATTTCAAATGGGATTGAAAGAAATGATAAAACACTACAGGATGCTATAAAGGTCATAAACTCATCAACCACGGACATAGCCAGTAGAGTTGCTCAAATGAATAACATGGTTAATCAATTCAATGACATGAGCAAGAAATTAATGGACTCCTTATTCGATGCCCTTGAGAAAATAAATAACCTGGTGGATAGACTTCAGGGATTATCGAGTAATATGCAACAAAGCCTCACAAGCGCCACTACGACTCTCGAATTAATTAATAACAATGTTAAGGATCTTAATACCAAAATTGAAAGTGGTGTTGACAAGGCATCATCGCTCGTATCTGAGGTTTCTAAGTTAAGTAGCCTATTGGGAGAATTGAATAGGGTATATAACGAAGTCCTAAATAGGGAGAAGGAACTAGAGAGCAAGTTACTTGATATAAGCAGAAGAGAGAGTGACGTTTCAGTTAGGGAGAAGAGTATTGAGGAGATTAGGCAGAGGTTGGAAAGCGACAGAAAGGCACTTGAGGAGGAGAAGGCTAAGTTGGCCGAGATGAGCAATGTAATGGCATCTCTCATAACACTTTCTAATCAATTAACATCAAGGCTTAGTGAACTTGATAGTAGAGAAAAGGCATTGCTCGAGAGAGAGAAGGCGCTTGGTGAGAGAGAGACTAAGCTTAGGGATTGGGAGGTTGAGTTGAAGTCCCGTGAACAGAGACTTGAGATGGAGGCTGTTAGGATAGATGCAGAGAACGCAAGACTTAGGGAGCTTGAGAAGAAGGAGCAGGAGGTTAAGGAAAGACTTGAGCAATTATCACAGAGGGAGGCTGAGCTTAAGGAGCTTGAGAAGAAATTGAATGAAAGACAAAATGCATTGAATAAGCTTGAGGCTGAGCTTAAGGATAAAGAGAGTAGACTCAACTCGCTAGAAAACCTGCTTAAGGAAAGAGAGAATGCATTGAAGAGCCTTGATGATGAGATCAATAAGAGGAGGAAGGAAATTATGGAGAAGCTTGAGCCATTAATGACGAAGTTAATTGAGGAGGAAAAGAGACTCACAGATTGGGAAAAGAGACTTCTTGATAAGGAGAGGGAGTTAATGAATTATCAAAGGGCGTTAATAATTAGGGAGAATACCTTAGTCGAACTTAGGGAGAAGCTTGATAGGGAGAAGGAGGAACTAGAGAGCAAGATGAAGGAGGTTAGTAAGATTGAGAGCGAGTGCCAAGACATACGTAAGAAGTATGAACAACTACTTAAGGAGAGGGAGGAGTTAATGAAGATTATTGAAAGTAAGGATAAGGAGCTTAATCAATTAAGGGCTTTGATTAAGAAGTGA
- a CDS encoding winged helix-turn-helix transcriptional regulator, with product MPRKQTVRIVERKKEILELLIKEGELPTNEIVKKTNLSHSQVFYALKLLQRDGLIREIKRGKVAYWKASDNAQEALKALEQEVKEEVMEGEETTGET from the coding sequence ATGCCTCGCAAGCAAACCGTTAGAATAGTGGAGAGGAAAAAGGAAATACTAGAATTATTAATTAAGGAGGGTGAGTTACCGACCAATGAAATTGTTAAGAAAACGAACTTAAGCCACAGCCAGGTCTTTTACGCATTAAAGCTTCTTCAGAGGGATGGATTAATTAGGGAAATTAAGAGAGGTAAGGTGGCCTACTGGAAGGCTTCAGATAATGCTCAGGAGGCGCTTAAGGCACTTGAGCAGGAGGTTAAGGAGGAGGTCATGGAGGGTGAGGAGACGACGGGGGAGACTTAG
- a CDS encoding MoaD/ThiS family protein: protein MRVRVKFFGDLYELVGTFRIELETPSGLSVRDLIDLVSRTFNPKFTEAVLDGDGKLKGEYVVLVNGKAIEWLNGLATKLNDDDDEVVFLPPAEGG from the coding sequence GTGAGGGTTAGGGTTAAGTTTTTTGGTGATCTTTATGAGTTAGTTGGTACATTTAGAATTGAGCTTGAGACTCCTAGTGGTCTTTCTGTACGTGATCTTATTGACCTAGTCTCACGTACATTTAACCCTAAATTCACAGAGGCTGTGCTTGATGGCGATGGTAAGTTGAAGGGTGAGTATGTAGTATTGGTTAATGGTAAGGCTATTGAGTGGCTTAATGGTTTAGCTACAAAGCTCAATGATGATGATGATGAGGTTGTGTTCCTACCACCCGCAGAGGGGGGTTAA